One part of the Parabacteroides distasonis ATCC 8503 genome encodes these proteins:
- a CDS encoding adenylate kinase: MLNVVIFGAPGSGKGTQSELIIKEYGLDHISTGDVLRGEMKAETELGKIAKDYIEKGQLVPDELIVDMLANVLDSKKPAKGVIFDGFPRTIPQAKALKKMLNERGTDVSVMLNLQVEEEELIKRLLERGKVSGRSDDNLETIKSRLDVYHTQTAPLADYYVGEGKHVAIKGMGTIEEIFGRIKEAVNNVK, encoded by the coding sequence ATGTTGAACGTGGTTATTTTTGGTGCTCCCGGTTCAGGTAAGGGAACACAAAGTGAGTTGATTATTAAAGAATACGGTTTGGATCATATCTCTACTGGCGATGTATTGCGTGGCGAGATGAAGGCTGAGACAGAACTGGGCAAGATCGCTAAGGATTATATCGAGAAGGGACAATTGGTTCCGGACGAGTTGATCGTTGATATGTTGGCGAATGTATTGGATAGCAAGAAGCCGGCTAAGGGCGTAATCTTCGATGGTTTCCCTCGTACGATCCCTCAAGCGAAAGCCTTGAAGAAGATGTTGAACGAGCGTGGAACAGACGTTTCCGTTATGTTGAACCTTCAAGTAGAGGAAGAGGAGTTGATCAAGCGTTTATTGGAGCGCGGTAAAGTATCCGGACGTTCTGACGATAACTTGGAGACGATCAAATCCAGACTGGATGTTTACCATACTCAAACAGCTCCTTTGGCAGACTACTATGTAGGTGAAGGCAAGCACGTGGCCATCAAAGGGATGGGAACAATCGAGGAAATCTTCGGTCGTATCAAAGAGGCGGTTAATAACGTAAAATAA
- the hpt gene encoding hypoxanthine phosphoribosyltransferase yields the protein MDRIRLKDKEFELFIPESDIQAAIAKMAVQIKADVEGKNPLFVGVLNGAFMFVAELMRELDVPYELTFARYSSYQGTSSTGILNEIMPVQADIRGRMVILLEDIIDTGFTMSYVMEKLRSEGAADVRLATMLFKPESLKCELTPDYVGLQIPADFIVGHGLDYDELGRSYKDIYKVVE from the coding sequence ATGGACAGAATTCGTCTAAAAGACAAAGAATTTGAACTGTTTATTCCGGAGTCGGATATTCAGGCGGCTATCGCTAAAATGGCCGTTCAGATTAAAGCGGATGTGGAAGGGAAAAATCCTCTATTCGTGGGTGTGCTAAACGGGGCTTTTATGTTTGTCGCCGAGCTGATGCGTGAGCTGGATGTTCCGTATGAGCTGACATTCGCTCGTTATTCCTCGTATCAAGGAACTTCCAGTACGGGCATATTGAATGAGATCATGCCGGTGCAGGCTGATATTCGCGGACGTATGGTGATCTTATTGGAGGATATTATCGATACGGGCTTTACGATGAGCTACGTGATGGAGAAGCTTCGGAGCGAGGGTGCCGCCGATGTAAGATTGGCAACGATGCTTTTCAAGCCGGAATCCTTGAAATGCGAGTTGACTCCGGATTATGTAGGCTTACAGATACCCGCTGATTTTATCGTGGGACATGGTTTGGATTATGATGAGTTGGGCCGCTCATATAAGGATATCTACAAGGTTGTGGAATAA
- a CDS encoding bifunctional ADP-dependent NAD(P)H-hydrate dehydratase/NAD(P)H-hydrate epimerase encodes MIKIFATDKVKELDQYTIQHEPISSIDLVERAATTFVHEFCRRYSKQVRIVIFAGQGNNGADALAIARLLNEESYRVETYLFNPTEHLSVECEQNKQRLLDMERIEFTEVVRDFEPPTLTDRDVVIDGLFGSGLNRPLTGGFAAMVNYINQSEAEVVAIDIPSGLFGEDNRKNDSEAIIKASLTLTFGFPKLAFLFPENEQYVGEWKILDIGIHPDAIYETASPYSLVTEEDISYSLKSRKRFAHKGTFGHALLIAGSKGKMGAALLSAKACLRSGAGLLTVHIPTRGESIFQTAFPEAMLSLDANPDYFSTVPEIGSYSAVGMGPGLGQHLESAAAIERILQSSTKPVVIDADAINIMASNKDLFNKIPPRSILTPHPKEFDRIAGESTNSYDRLMKAQSFAAEHKICIVLKGAYTAICSPAGNIYFNSCGNPGMATAGSGDVLTGIILSLLAQDYSPETAAVVGVFLHGTAGDLAAAFRSEESMIASDITDMLGKAFKQIK; translated from the coding sequence ATGATTAAGATATTCGCTACAGACAAGGTAAAGGAGCTCGACCAATATACGATTCAACACGAGCCAATTAGTTCGATCGACTTAGTGGAGCGTGCCGCTACGACGTTCGTCCATGAGTTTTGCCGGCGCTACTCCAAGCAGGTCCGCATCGTGATTTTCGCCGGTCAAGGCAATAACGGAGCCGACGCTTTGGCCATCGCCCGCCTTTTGAACGAGGAATCATACCGGGTAGAGACGTATTTATTCAACCCGACAGAGCATCTGTCCGTAGAGTGTGAGCAAAACAAGCAGCGTCTGCTCGACATGGAACGGATCGAATTTACGGAAGTGGTCCGTGACTTTGAGCCGCCGACGCTAACCGACCGAGACGTGGTGATCGATGGCTTGTTCGGTTCGGGATTAAACCGTCCTCTCACCGGAGGTTTCGCCGCTATGGTCAATTATATCAACCAATCCGAGGCGGAAGTCGTAGCGATCGATATTCCTTCCGGCTTATTCGGGGAAGATAATCGTAAGAATGACTCGGAGGCGATCATCAAGGCCAGCTTAACCTTGACATTCGGCTTCCCGAAACTGGCGTTTCTTTTTCCGGAGAATGAACAATACGTAGGCGAGTGGAAAATACTGGATATCGGAATCCATCCGGACGCAATTTATGAGACGGCTTCCCCTTACTCATTGGTTACGGAAGAAGATATATCCTATTCGTTAAAGTCTCGCAAACGTTTCGCCCATAAGGGAACGTTCGGACATGCTTTATTGATCGCCGGAAGTAAAGGAAAAATGGGAGCCGCCCTATTATCCGCGAAGGCATGCTTACGGAGTGGAGCCGGACTATTGACCGTGCATATCCCGACCCGAGGCGAATCAATCTTCCAGACCGCTTTCCCGGAAGCGATGTTAAGTCTAGACGCAAATCCTGATTATTTCTCTACGGTTCCCGAGATAGGTAGTTACTCCGCTGTCGGTATGGGACCGGGACTCGGACAGCATTTAGAATCCGCAGCAGCGATCGAACGTATCCTGCAATCCAGCACAAAACCAGTCGTTATCGATGCGGACGCTATTAATATAATGGCATCCAACAAGGACTTATTCAATAAGATCCCGCCACGGAGCATCCTCACTCCCCATCCGAAGGAGTTCGATCGGATAGCGGGTGAAAGCACGAACTCATACGACCGTTTGATGAAAGCGCAATCTTTCGCCGCCGAACATAAGATTTGTATCGTATTGAAAGGTGCTTATACCGCTATTTGTTCTCCGGCAGGAAACATTTATTTCAATAGTTGCGGAAATCCGGGCATGGCAACCGCCGGTAGCGGAGACGTGCTGACGGGCATCATCCTCAGCTTATTGGCGCAAGACTATTCTCCGGAAACTGCCGCTGTAGTCGGAGTATTCTTGCACGGCACAGCCGGTGATCTCGCCGCCGCTTTCCGCTCGGAAGAGAGCATGATCGCCAGCGACATCACGGATATGCTCGGAAAAGCGTTTAAGCAAATCAAATAA
- a CDS encoding 3-keto-disaccharide hydrolase gives MAAAFGLIACDNTKHNTLTEQEKAEGWELLFDGETLDGWRDYNGTALTGPWEVVNGTIQADGQGSDASGYIVTDKAYENFELSWDWKISKGGNSGLLYHVVERPQFPVPYVTGPEYQLIDDINFAEPLEDWQRCGVDYAMYLPDFNTIKVHPAGEWNNSKIIFDNGHVTYFMNGHKTVEFDAWSDDWFSRKNSGKWANAPEYGLAHKGLICLQDHGYPAWFRNIKIKELPRKTREARLFNGEDITNWDKYGTELWYVKDGLLVCESGPDKQYGYLATREYYDDFDLTVEFKQEADGNSGVFIRSFVEEKDVKVNGWQVEVAPKGFDTGGIYESYGRGWLIQIPDEKENILKQGEWNTMRIRVQGDNVQTWLNGEEMVNIRDEKIGAGQGRIALQIHDGGGIKVLWRNLHLQTL, from the coding sequence ATGGCAGCTGCTTTCGGTTTAATCGCCTGTGATAACACGAAGCATAACACATTGACCGAACAAGAGAAAGCGGAAGGTTGGGAACTTCTATTCGATGGGGAAACCTTGGATGGCTGGCGGGATTATAACGGAACTGCCTTGACCGGACCTTGGGAAGTTGTAAACGGAACCATCCAAGCGGACGGGCAAGGTAGCGATGCCAGCGGATACATCGTCACCGACAAGGCTTATGAGAATTTTGAGCTTTCGTGGGACTGGAAAATCTCGAAAGGAGGAAATAGCGGTTTATTATATCATGTGGTAGAACGTCCTCAATTCCCGGTTCCCTACGTTACCGGTCCCGAGTATCAATTGATTGATGATATCAATTTCGCGGAGCCATTGGAAGATTGGCAACGTTGCGGAGTGGATTACGCGATGTATTTACCGGACTTCAACACGATAAAAGTACATCCGGCCGGCGAATGGAACAACTCTAAGATTATTTTTGACAACGGACATGTCACCTACTTTATGAACGGGCACAAAACCGTAGAGTTCGATGCATGGTCTGATGATTGGTTCTCCCGTAAGAACAGCGGTAAATGGGCGAACGCTCCTGAATACGGATTAGCGCATAAAGGCTTGATTTGTTTGCAAGACCACGGTTATCCCGCATGGTTCCGTAATATCAAGATCAAGGAACTTCCCCGCAAGACACGAGAGGCTCGTTTATTCAACGGCGAGGACATTACAAACTGGGATAAATACGGCACAGAATTATGGTATGTAAAAGATGGTTTATTAGTATGCGAAAGTGGCCCGGATAAACAATACGGCTATCTAGCCACCCGGGAATATTACGACGATTTTGACCTTACCGTGGAATTTAAACAGGAAGCGGATGGTAATTCTGGCGTATTTATTCGTTCCTTTGTAGAAGAAAAAGATGTAAAGGTAAACGGCTGGCAAGTGGAAGTCGCCCCCAAAGGCTTTGACACGGGCGGTATCTACGAATCCTACGGACGAGGATGGTTGATACAGATCCCGGACGAGAAGGAGAACATCCTAAAACAAGGAGAGTGGAACACGATGCGTATCCGGGTACAAGGAGATAATGTACAGACTTGGCTCAACGGAGAGGAGATGGTAAACATCCGGGATGAAAAGATCGGAGCCGGTCAAGGGCGTATCGCTTTGCAAATACATGATGGTGGCGGCATCAAGGTTCTTTGGCGCAACCTTCATTTACAAACATTATAG
- a CDS encoding Gfo/Idh/MocA family oxidoreductase, whose translation MKNISRRSFLKTGAVAAAGLTIVPGSVLGKSFGYTAPSDKLNIAGIGVGGMGRRNLANMNTENIVALCDVDWHYADKTFKDYPKAKRFKDWRVMFDEMGKSIDAIMVATPDHTHAGVTAHAITLGKHCYTQKPLTHSVYESRLLTKLAKKYKVATQMGNQGNSFDWCRQIAEWIQSGVIGDVYEVHCWTDRPIWPQGLMKPNDTPKCPKTLDWDLWIGPAQKRPYNPVYTPWNWRGWWDFGTGALGDMACHIMDPLYWALDLKYPTSVIGSSTLSNLYSPPHAQIVTYTFPARPPKGNVKMPEVKVYWYDGGLMPPRPEELKDGQMMGDENGGIIFIGTKGKIMTGCYGMNPTLLPVSDMEHFNQPKPTIPRVKGGNGDIWSTNAHEQDWIRACKESPENRTEASSNFQFSGPFNEMVVMGVLAVRLSGLQGLHRELQWDGENMRFTNISPNDKIKIVTVDDFKVIDGDPRFDRRFAEFNAAEMANEWIKHTYNNGFSLPDMPR comes from the coding sequence ATGAAAAACATTTCGAGAAGAAGTTTCCTCAAGACCGGAGCCGTAGCGGCAGCCGGACTAACGATCGTTCCGGGTTCTGTACTCGGTAAATCCTTTGGCTATACAGCTCCTAGTGACAAACTGAATATCGCGGGTATCGGTGTCGGCGGTATGGGACGTCGTAACCTCGCCAACATGAACACGGAGAATATCGTAGCTTTATGCGATGTAGATTGGCACTACGCGGACAAGACCTTCAAGGACTATCCGAAGGCTAAACGCTTTAAAGACTGGCGTGTCATGTTCGATGAGATGGGTAAATCAATCGATGCGATTATGGTAGCCACCCCAGACCATACACATGCCGGCGTGACCGCCCACGCAATCACGCTAGGCAAGCATTGCTATACGCAAAAACCGCTTACCCACTCCGTTTACGAATCGCGTTTGCTTACCAAACTGGCGAAGAAATATAAGGTAGCCACCCAAATGGGTAACCAAGGTAACTCATTCGACTGGTGCCGGCAGATCGCGGAGTGGATACAGTCTGGCGTAATCGGCGATGTATATGAGGTACATTGTTGGACAGACCGCCCCATCTGGCCCCAAGGCTTGATGAAGCCGAACGATACCCCGAAGTGCCCGAAGACACTGGATTGGGATTTATGGATCGGCCCGGCTCAAAAGCGGCCTTATAATCCGGTCTATACCCCTTGGAACTGGCGTGGATGGTGGGACTTCGGAACCGGGGCCTTGGGCGATATGGCTTGCCATATCATGGACCCGTTGTATTGGGCACTCGACTTAAAATATCCGACCAGCGTAATCGGCAGCTCTACTTTGAGTAACCTGTACTCCCCTCCTCACGCACAGATCGTAACCTATACATTCCCCGCACGTCCACCCAAAGGAAATGTCAAGATGCCGGAAGTGAAAGTCTATTGGTACGATGGTGGTCTGATGCCTCCCCGTCCGGAAGAATTGAAAGACGGGCAGATGATGGGCGACGAGAACGGCGGTATCATCTTCATCGGAACGAAAGGAAAGATCATGACAGGCTGTTATGGAATGAACCCGACCTTATTACCGGTTTCCGACATGGAACATTTCAACCAGCCCAAACCGACGATCCCGAGAGTGAAAGGTGGCAATGGAGACATATGGTCCACCAATGCCCATGAGCAAGACTGGATCCGGGCTTGCAAGGAATCCCCGGAAAATCGTACGGAAGCCTCATCCAACTTCCAGTTCTCCGGTCCGTTCAACGAGATGGTCGTGATGGGAGTCTTGGCCGTTCGCCTCTCCGGACTGCAAGGTTTGCATCGTGAGTTGCAATGGGATGGAGAGAACATGCGGTTTACGAACATCTCCCCGAACGATAAGATCAAGATCGTCACGGTGGATGATTTCAAGGTAATTGACGGAGATCCGCGTTTCGACCGTCGCTTCGCCGAGTTTAACGCTGCGGAAATGGCCAACGAATGGATCAAGCATACGTATAACAACGGTTTCTCTTTGCCGGATATGCCAAGATAA
- a CDS encoding sugar phosphate isomerase/epimerase family protein, with the protein MIRHIYKIMIAIVCCLLAIPSEAQTKAEKNGWRLGMQSYSFHLFPLTEALDKTQELGLKYIEIYPGHKLGGKWGDKVFDFNLDAQTQKEIKELAASKGIKIVGTGVYVAEKSSDWEKMFKFAKAMDLEFITCEPALSDWDLVEKLSKQYNIKISVHNHPQPSDYWKPENLLKAISGRSQSLGSCSDVGHWRREGLNQIDCLKQLKGRIISLHFKDIAPKKAGENEQHDVIWGTGILDVKGMLKELKSQNFKGVFSIEYEYNWENSVPDIKECIQYFNKTANEIL; encoded by the coding sequence ATGATAAGACATATCTATAAAATAATGATAGCGATCGTTTGCTGCCTATTGGCTATTCCAAGCGAAGCGCAAACGAAGGCCGAGAAGAACGGATGGCGTCTAGGGATGCAATCCTATAGTTTCCACCTGTTCCCTTTGACGGAAGCTCTCGATAAGACACAAGAACTGGGATTGAAATACATCGAGATTTATCCCGGCCATAAGCTCGGTGGTAAATGGGGAGATAAAGTATTCGATTTCAACCTTGATGCGCAGACCCAGAAAGAGATCAAGGAGCTTGCGGCATCCAAAGGTATCAAGATCGTAGGAACCGGGGTGTATGTAGCCGAAAAGTCGTCCGATTGGGAAAAGATGTTCAAATTCGCGAAAGCGATGGACCTAGAGTTCATTACTTGCGAACCGGCTTTAAGTGACTGGGACTTGGTAGAAAAATTGTCCAAGCAATACAACATTAAGATCTCCGTCCATAATCACCCGCAGCCTTCCGACTACTGGAAACCTGAGAACCTGTTGAAAGCCATCTCCGGACGCAGTCAATCGCTTGGTTCTTGTTCCGATGTGGGGCATTGGCGTCGGGAGGGGCTAAACCAGATTGATTGCTTAAAGCAACTCAAAGGTCGAATCATCTCTTTGCATTTCAAGGATATCGCCCCGAAAAAAGCAGGAGAGAATGAGCAGCACGACGTGATCTGGGGCACAGGCATCCTAGATGTAAAGGGAATGTTGAAAGAACTCAAATCCCAGAATTTCAAGGGAGTATTCTCTATCGAGTATGAATACAACTGGGAAAACTCTGTACCGGACATTAAAGAATGTATCCAATACTTCAATAAAACCGCAAACGAAATCTTATAA
- a CDS encoding RNA polymerase sigma factor, producing MASDNKIIELIKQGDIAAFNTLFKSVYLQLYIHCRKFIPAPEDAKDILQNVFLRFWEKRENIDIHTSLNAYLYRAIQNECLNYLRSTGTPYLISHN from the coding sequence ATGGCATCTGACAACAAAATAATCGAATTGATCAAACAAGGAGATATAGCCGCCTTTAATACCCTGTTCAAGTCTGTTTATCTCCAACTTTATATACATTGCCGAAAATTTATCCCCGCCCCGGAAGACGCAAAAGACATCTTACAAAACGTCTTCCTCCGCTTTTGGGAAAAGCGTGAGAACATCGATATTCACACGTCTTTAAACGCTTATTTATACAGGGCTATACAGAACGAATGCCTCAATTACCTTCGTTCTACCGGAACTCCCTATCTGATTAGCCATAATTAA
- a CDS encoding FecR family protein, whose product MKEYIKNIIAESLKDEVDVDREWERLFSSIEKKTISKMKTRRLFLQYMKYAAAVVLGIGVSLSTLYLTNQENLSTVGNYKLVTSKGEKSYLQLPDGTRVWLNSCTTLEYAENYGHSNRSIYLDGEAYFEVAKNKDLPFVVKANGIDVKAIGTAFNVSAYMEDSQLTTTLFNGKVAVQPTLTKQEVLLEPNQVAVYDKSRNKIEVVPYDKKLFAQWRGGFLSFKMMYLQDITKLLERNYNVVFRYENQGIKKLRFSGSFRNNEDLSEILNVIKTNTGIRYQILKDTIVIK is encoded by the coding sequence ATGAAAGAATATATAAAAAATATAATTGCGGAAAGTCTCAAAGACGAAGTAGATGTTGATAGGGAGTGGGAGCGTTTGTTTTCATCCATAGAGAAAAAAACTATTTCCAAAATGAAAACAAGAAGGCTATTCCTTCAATACATGAAATATGCCGCTGCCGTGGTTTTGGGCATAGGTGTTTCACTATCAACGTTGTATCTTACGAATCAAGAGAACTTATCGACAGTTGGAAATTATAAATTAGTAACGAGCAAAGGAGAGAAGAGCTATTTGCAATTACCGGATGGTACGAGGGTTTGGCTTAACTCTTGTACAACTCTAGAATATGCGGAGAACTACGGCCATTCCAATCGTAGCATTTATTTGGATGGAGAAGCTTATTTTGAAGTCGCAAAGAATAAAGACTTACCATTTGTTGTAAAGGCAAACGGTATTGATGTGAAAGCGATTGGTACGGCCTTTAATGTTTCCGCTTATATGGAAGACTCGCAACTAACCACAACCTTGTTCAATGGCAAGGTCGCCGTACAACCTACGTTGACTAAACAAGAGGTCTTACTTGAGCCTAACCAAGTGGCGGTTTATGATAAAAGTAGAAATAAGATAGAAGTAGTACCTTACGATAAGAAACTATTCGCTCAATGGAGAGGAGGTTTCTTGTCTTTTAAAATGATGTATCTGCAAGATATAACAAAGTTGTTGGAAAGGAACTATAACGTTGTATTTCGTTATGAAAATCAAGGGATAAAAAAATTAAGGTTTAGCGGTAGTTTCCGTAACAACGAAGATTTATCGGAGATTCTCAATGTGATAAAGACGAATACGGGTATTCGCTATCAAATACTGAAAGATACTATAGTAATCAAATAA
- a CDS encoding sigma-70 family RNA polymerase sigma factor: MDKQEAVEDNDPYSILSIFEIERITENTIEELPDQCKSIFKLSRINGLKNQEIADKLDISVRTVETQIYRALKILKSRLKDYLVS; encoded by the coding sequence ATGGATAAACAAGAGGCTGTGGAAGATAATGATCCTTATTCGATACTTAGTATTTTTGAAATAGAACGAATCACGGAAAATACGATAGAGGAATTACCAGATCAATGTAAATCCATTTTTAAATTGAGTCGTATAAATGGACTCAAGAACCAAGAGATCGCAGATAAATTGGATATCTCCGTCCGTACAGTGGAAACACAGATATATAGAGCCCTTAAGATTTTGAAAAGTAGATTGAAAGATTATCTGGTTTCTTGA